A DNA window from Castanea sativa cultivar Marrone di Chiusa Pesio chromosome 7, ASM4071231v1 contains the following coding sequences:
- the LOC142643493 gene encoding uncharacterized protein LOC142643493 — translation MVSDLDLVNRLREILRSSDLDTATAGGIRRQLEKDFGVDLSDRKTFVRDQIDIFLETLPPKQEQEEEEEEEEEEEDAEEVGGESENVKEENDVVEEEEEEEEEESEAKGRKKGGSNKVDKEVKKRGGGGFNKLCSLSPKLQEFVGVPELARTQVVKKVWAYIRENDLQDPKNRRNIRCDESLHTLFRVKTINMFQMNKALSKHIWPLENGDVKQKVIAEESAGSVSEDVSNAEEQEEDDEEEKEEEKEEEEEEEREEKIKEEEEEEEEGLEEERNGRGSKKRERSAKKVKDTKKRGGGFTKLCSLSPQLQTFTGATNLARTEVVKKLWAYIRENNLQDPKNRQNILCDESLRAIFRVDCINMFQMNKALTKHIWPLNVEDGVPDDSLQKEKQCKQEDEEEEDSDDPNRRGKRQKKGSSGLLACLPLSDALVKFLGTGENSLSRAGAVKRMWEYIKQNDLQDPSDKRRILCDDKLKELFGVDSFNGFTVSKLLTTHFIKTEQ, via the exons ATGGTATCGGACTTGGACCTCGTGAACCGGCTCCGAGAAATACTCCGGAGCTCGGACCTCGACACGGCCACTGCCGGCGGTATTCGCCGGCAACTCGAGAAGGATTTCGGCGTCGATTTATCTGACCGGAAAACCTTCGTTAGGGACCAAATCGACATTTTCCTTGAAACCCTACCGCCGAAGCAAGaacaagaagaggaagaggaagaagaagaagaagaagaagacgcaGAAGAGGTTGGTGGAGAATCGGAGAATGTGAAGGAAGAAAACGACGTCgtagaggaagaagaagaagaagaagaggaagagagtgaaGCGAAAGGTAGAAAGAAAGGAGG GTCAAACAAGGTAGATAAAGAAGTCAAGAAAAGGGGAGGCGGAGGCTTCAATAAATTATGTAGCCTTTCTCCAAAACTTCAAGAATTTGTTGGAGTGCCTGAATTGGCCAGAACTCAG GTTGTGAAGAAAGTTTGGGCCTATATCCGGGAGAATGATTTGCAGGATCCTAAGAATAGGCGAAACATAAGATGTGACGAATCATTGCATACCCTTTTTCGTGTTAAGACTATTAATATGTTTCAAATGAATAAAGCCTTGTCCAAGCATATATGGCCGTTGGAAAATG GAGATGTGAAGCAAAAGGTAATAGCTGAAGAGAGTGCTGGTTCTGTATCAGAAGATGTCAGCAATGCAGAGGAACaagaggaagatgatgaagaagagaaagaagaagaaaaagaagaggaagaagaagaagagagggaagaaaaaatcaaagaggaagaagaagaagaagaagaggggcttgaagaagaaagaaatggacGAGGAAGCAAGAAAAGAGA GAGGTCTGCTAAGAAGGTTAAAGATACCAAGAAAAGAGGAGGTGGCTTTACTAAATTATGTAGCCTCTCTCCACAACTTCAAACATTCACTGGAGCTACCAACCTGGCAAGAACAGAG GTTGTCAAGAAACTTTGGGCCTATATTCGGGAGAATAATTTGCAAGATCCCAAGAATAGGCAAAATATACTATGTGATGAATCGTTGCGTGCCATCTTTCGTGTTGATTGTATCAACATGTTTCAAATGAACAAAGCCTTGACCAAGCATATATGGCCGTTAAATGTGGAAGACG GAGTTCCGGATGACTCTTTACAAAAAGAGAAGCAGTGCAaacaagaagatgaagaagaagaag ATTCAGATGATCCAAATAGGAGAGGGAAACGGCAGAAGAAAGGAAGTTCTGGGCTTCTTGCTTGCCTTCCACTTTCAGATGCTCTTGTTAAATTCTTGGGCACTGGTGAAAATTCATTATCTCGGGCTGGTGCTGTAAAGAGAATGTGGGAGTACATAAAACAGAATGATCTGCAG GACCCATCTGATAAGAGGAGAATTTTATGTGATGATAAGCTAAAAGAACTTTTTGGGGTTGATTCATTCAATGGCTTCACAGTCTCAAAGCTTCTGACTACTCATTTCATCAAGACAGAACAGTGA